A single window of Narcine bancroftii isolate sNarBan1 chromosome 13, sNarBan1.hap1, whole genome shotgun sequence DNA harbors:
- the prmt1 gene encoding protein arginine N-methyltransferase 1 yields the protein MAECMEVTSLPGVPDSSAAAKAEAEDMTSKDYYFDSYAHFGIHEEMLKDEVRTLTYRNSMYHNKHLFKDKVVLDVGSGTGILCMFAAKAGAKKVIGIECSNISEYAEKIIKANNLNHVITIIKGKVEEVDLPVEKVDIIISEWMGYCLFYESMLNTVIYARDKWLRPDGLIFPDRAALYVTAIEDRQYKDYKIHWWENVYGFDMSCIKDVAIKEPLVDVVDPKQLVTNACLIKEVDIYTVKVDDLSFTSPFCLQVTRNDYIHALVAYFNIEFTRCHKRTGFSTAPDAPYTHWKQTVFYMEDYLTVKRGEEIFGTVGMKPNAKNNRDLDFTVDIEFKGQLCDMSSSIDYKMR from the exons ATGGCGGAATGTATGGAG GTTACCTCACTCCCTGGTGTTCCAGATAGCAGTGCAGCAGCCAAGGCTGAGGCCGAGGACATGACCTCCAAGGATTATTACTTTGACTCCTACGCGCACTTTGGAATTCACgag GAAATGCTGAAGGATGAGGTTCGCACTTTGACGTATAGAAATTCAATGTACCACAACAAGCATCTCTTCAAGGATAAAGTCGTCCTGGATGTGGGAAGTGGAACGGGCATCCTGTGCATGTTTGCAGCGAAGGCTGGTGCTAAGAAGGTCATTGGG ATTGAGTGCTCCAATATCTCGGAATATGCTGAGAAGATCATCAAAGCAAACAACTTAAACCATG TTATTACGATAATCAAGGGTAAGGTGGAGGAAGTAGACTTGCCAGTGGAGAAGGTGGACATTATCATTAGTGAGTGGATGGGCTACTGTCTCTTCTACGAGTCCATGTTGAACACGGTTATCTACGCACGGGACAAATGGCTG CGACCAGATGGCCTAATTTTCCCTGACCGAGCTGCTTTGTACGTCACAGCCATTGAGGATAGACAATACAAGGATTACAAGATCCACT GGTGGGAGAACGTCTATGGTTTTGATATGTCCTGTATCAAGGATGTGGCCATCAAGGAACCATTAGTGGATGTGGTGGATCCCAAGCAGCTGGTTACCAATGCGTGTCTCATCAAG GAAGTGGACATTTACACAGTGAAGGTAGACGACTTATCCTTCACGTCACCTTTCTGCCTTCAAGTCACACGCAATGACTACATCCACGCACTCGTGGCATATTTCAACATTGAGTTCACccgttgccacaagaggacaggGTTCTCAACAG CCCCCGATGCTCCGTACACTCACTGGAAACAGACAGTTTTCTATATGGAGGACTATTTGACGGTCAAACGAGGAGAAGAAATCTTTGGAACAGTTGGCATGAAGCCCAACGCCAAGAACAAT CGAGATCTTGACTTCACCGTTGACATTGAATTCAAAGGCCAGCTGTGCGATATGTCCAGTTCCATCGACTACAAGATGCGTTAG